From Pseudomonas sp. AN-1:
TTGCTCCGACATCAAACTGCTCCATCGACAGAAAAGTCGATACCCATCATATGGGGGCGTTTAACGCACGCAAGCCAACTCGATGTATTTTCTGCACAGGCAGACCTTGGTTACAGATTCCGAGGACTGTGGTAGCCCTCTCAGTGGAACAACGTCCCCTGCTCCGGCTCGGGCAGGAAGCGCCCGAGGATCTCCCAGACCCAGCGGTCGCTCAGCTTGTACTCGCGGGCCAGCTCGGCGACCAGGTCGCGGGCGCCGCGGCCCTGGCGCACACCAGCCTCGAAGCGGCGGTGGATCTGCAGGTCGCGCAGGCGGCGCAGGGCCGCGTCGCACTTTGCCAGGTACAGCTCCTCGCCGGCGTAGTGGTGGTGCAGCTGCTCCTCGATATCGCTGCCGACCAGCTCGGCCAGCGCGGCGCGGCGGG
This genomic window contains:
- a CDS encoding Mor transcription activator family protein, giving the protein MKLEQVQELLPRSVREMSQRLGLPATLVVVEKLGGISWRVAEGRGGEGEARRAALAELVGSDIEEQLHHHYAGEELYLAKCDAALRRLRDLQIHRRFEAGVRQGRGARDLVAELAREYKLSDRWVWEILGRFLPEPEQGTLFH